The window ATCGACGCGAAGTGCTTCACCAGCGAGGGCCGGATGTCCTCCGGCACCACGGGCGGCACGAACCCGACGGCTCCCCCGGCGTTGGAGACATCGGCCCACAGATCGAGAATGCCGTCACGCAGCTCGGGGGTGACGGCGGGATCGAGCGTGAAGGTAAGGGGCATGCGGGGATTGTAGCTATTACGACAACGCGCCCGCACGCCCCGAAACGAGTCAGACCCGCATCGGCTGAGGCGACTCCCGGCGCTCCGGGTCGGCCCCCTCGTACTCGCGGATGATCTCGTAGCGCGTGTTGCGCTCCACGGGCCGGAACCCGGCATCGCGAATCAGATCCAGCAGATCCTCACGCGTCAGCTTGTTCGGCGTACCGAAGTTGTCCGCGTCATGCGTGATCTTGTACTCGACGACCGACCCGTCCATGTCGTCGGCGCCGTGCTGCAGGGCCAGCTGCGCGGTCTGCACCCCGTGCATCACCCAGAAGACCTTGACGTGCGGCACGTTGTCGAACAGCAGCCGCGACACGGCGAAGGTCTTCAGCGCCTCGGCGCCCGTCGCCATCTGGGTCCGCGCCTGGAGGCGGTTGCGGACCTTGCCGTCCTTCACGTCGACGAAGTCGTGCTGGTAGCGCAGCGGGATGAAGACCTGGAAGCCGCCGGTCTCGTCCTGCAGCTCACGCAGCCGCAGCACGTGGTCCACGCGGTGCCGCGGCTCCTCGATGTGGCCGTAGAGCATGGTGGCCGGGGTCTTCAGACCCTTCTCGTGGGCGAGCCGGTGGATGCGCGACCAGTCCTCCCAGTGGGTGCGGTGGTCGACGATGTGCTGCCGGACCTCCCAGTCGAAGATCTCGGCGCCGCCGCCGGTCAGCGACTCCAGCCCGGCGTCGATCAGCTCGTCGAGGATCTCGGAGGCCGGCATCCCGGAGATCGTCTCGAAGTGGTGGATCTCGGTGGCCGTGAACGCCTTGAGCGAGACGCCGGGCAGTGCCTTCTTCAGCTCGCTCAGCGACCGGGGGTAGTAACGCCACGGCAGGTTCGGGTGCAGCCCGTTGACGATGTGCAGCTCGGTGAGGTTCTCGCCCTCCATCGCCTTGGCGAGCTTGACGGCCTCCTCGATGCGCATCGTGTACGCGTCTTTCTCCCCCGGCTTGCGCTGGAAGGAGCAGTAGGCGCAGGAGGCCGTGCACACGTTGGTCATGTTGAGGTGACGGTTGACGTTGAAGTGCACGACGTCGCCGTTCTTGCGGGTGCGCACCTCGTGCGCGAGGCCGCCGAGCCAGGCCAGGTCGTCCGACTCGTACAGCGCGATGCCGTCCTCACGGGTCAGCCGGACGCCCGCCCTGACCTTCTCCTCCAGCTCGCGCTTGAGCCCGAGATCCATGCCCACACCTTTCTACGAAGACGACCCAACCGTACGACTACGCCCCTACTCCTCTTCCGGCAGCTCCCCGACGCGGTTCTCCCACTTGGTGGAGAGCACGATGGTCGTACGGGTCCGGGAGACGCCCTCGATGCCGCTGAGCCGGCGGATCATCTTCTCCAGACCGTCGACGTCGGCCGCCCGCACCTTGAGCATGTACGAGTCGTCGCCCGCGATGAACCAGCAGTCCTCGATCTCGGAGAGATCCTTCAGCCGCTGCGCCACGTCCTCGTGGTCGGTGGCGTCGGAGAGCGAGATGCCGATGAGGGCGGTGACGCCGAGGCCGAGCGAGGCGGCGTCGACGGTGGCCCGGTAGCCGGTGATGACACCGGCCGCCTCCAGCCGGTTGATGCGGTCGGTGACACTGGGTCCCGACAGTCCGACGAGGCGTCCCAGCTCCGCGTAGGAGGCCCGGCCGTTCTCCCTCAGGGCCTGGATGAGCTGCCTGTCCACCGCGTCCATTGCGATCGAAGCCTTCCGCTGAAGTTGTCTGTGGTCCGATGAGGTTTCGGGGTCGTGCGGTTTCGGGGTCGTGCTCACGGGGAGTCGGCGCGGTGCGATCCGCCGCCGAGCTCACCTTGCCAACGGCGGTAGAGCCGGTGCGGCACGCCCGCCGCGTCGAGGACGCGTCCGGCGACGAAGTCCACCAGGTCCTGGATGTGCGTCGCGCCCGCGTAGAAGGCGGGTGAGGCCGGTACGACGCTCGCGCCCGCGTCGTCGAGGGTCACCAGGTGCCGCAGGGTCTGGCCGTTCAGCGGGGTCTCGCGCACGGCCACGACCAGGGGGCGGCTCTCCTTCAGGGTCACGCTCGCCGCCCGCTGCAGCAGGTCCTTCGACAGCCCGAGCGCGACCCCGGCCACGCTCGCCGTCGAGGCGGGCACGATGAGCATGCCCTTGGTGGGGTACGACCCCGAGGAGGGCCCGGCGGCCAGGTCGCCGGCGCTCCAGTGCCGTACGGCGTCGAGGTCCACGGCGAAGGTGTCGGGCTTGCCGTCGGCACCCCGGGACAGCCATTCCCGCAGGTCGTCCCGCCAGTGGGCGTCCCGGAAGGAGATCCCGGTCTCATCCAGCAGGGTGAGCCGCGAGGCCCGCGACACCACGAGATCGACACTCTCACCGGCCGCGAGCAGGGCCCGCAGCACGGCAGCGGCATACGGAGTGCCGGAGGCCCCGGACACCCCTACGATCCAAGGCGTACGCGGCGTCTCGCCTGGCTTGACTGGGTTCACAACACCGAGCCTATCGGGCGTCACAGGGTGGGAACCGGCGCAGGGGTGTGGGCCGTTGCATGAAGGGGATGAGCGAGCACTGGGGGTCGCCATGTCGGGTGTGGAAGCCGGGCGGTCTCGCGGCGATCGTGTGATGGCCGCGGGCAAGCTGATGCTGGTCTGGGTGGCGCTGCTGTGGGTGCTGGAAGTGGTGGACGTGGCGAGCGGCCACGCGCTGGACGGCTTCGGCGTCGCTCCGCGCGAGCCCTCCGAGCTGATCGACGTCGTCCCCTCGGCGTTCATCCACTTCGGCTTCGCCCATCTGCTGGCGAACACCCTGCCGCTCCTGGTCCTGGGCTTCCTGGCCGCGCTCAGCGGGCTACGCCGTTTCCTGCTGGTCTGCGCGCTGATCATCCTGGTCGACGGCCTGGGCGTCTGGCTCATATCTCCGCCGGACACCAACACCGCGGGCGCCTCCGGCCTGATCTTCGGCCTCTTCGGCTTCCTCCTGGTCACCGGCTTCCTGGAGCGCCGCCCCCTGGGCATCCTCACCGGCATCGTGATCGCCGCGATCTGGGGCGGCTCCATCCTGACCGGCCTGGCCCCGACCCAGTCGGGCGTCAGCTGGCAGGGTCACCTGCTCGGGCTGCTGGCGGGCGTGGCGGCGGCGTTCGCGTTCCGCCGCCGCCCAGCGGCACCGCCCGAGCTCATACGGTGAGGCTCATCAGGCTCACACGGTGAGGCCGCGCACCAGCAGATCCAGCAGCGCGCACACGAACAAGGCGATCCCGATGAAGCCGTTGACGCTGAAGAACGCCCGGTTCACGCGGGACAGATCGTGCGGTCGGACGATGGAATGCTCGTACAGGAACGCGCCCGCGACGATCAGCAGCCCCAGCCAGAAGAAGGCACCGGCGTCGGTGGCGAGGGCGTACCAGACGAACAGGGCCGTCGTCAGCGCGTGACAGACCCGCGCCCCCCAGATCGCCGCCGGGATGCCGAAGCGGGCCGGGACGGACATGACGCCGATCTCGCGGTCGGTCTCGACGTCCTGGCAGGCGTAGATCAGGTCGAAGCCGCCGATCCAGATGCCGACGGCGAGGCCGAGGATGACCGCGTCCCAGGACCAGGCCCCGGTGACGGCGAGCCAGCCGCCGACCGGGCCCATCGCCTGGGCCAGGCCGAGGATGGCCTGGGGGAAGTTCGTGAACCGCTTGCCGTAGGGGTAGACCACCATCGGGATCACCGCGATGGGGGCCAGGGCCAGGCAGAGGGGGTTGAGCAGGGCCGCCGCGCCGAGGAAGACGACCAGGGCGATCAGCGCCCCGGTCCAGGCGTGGCGTACCGACATCGCGCCGGTCACCAGCTCCCGCTTCGCCGTCCGCGGGTTACGGGCGTCGATCTCCCGGTCGATGATCCGGTTGACCGCCATGGCGAACGTACGCAGCCCCACCATGCAGACGGTGACCAGCAGCAGCCGCCCCCAGTGGATGTTCCGGTCCACCTGGAACATCGCGGTGAGCGCGGCGATATAGGCGAAGGGCAGCGCGAAGACCGAGTGCTCGATCATCACCAGGCGCAGGAACGCCTTCGTGCGTCCCGGCTGGGGGATCGCGGCGGACGCGGAGCTCACAGGCCGTACTCCTTCCAGCGACGGTCCACCTTCGCCGCCGTCTCCGGGTCGGACTCCACCATGTCGGGCCAGCCGCCGTCGCGGGTGTAGCCCTCCTCGGGCCACTTCTTCGTCGCGTCGATGCCCGCCTTGCCGCCCCAGAACTGCTGGTAGGAGGCGTGATCGAGATGGTCGACGGGCCCCTCGACAATCGACAGATCCCGGGCGTAGTCCGTGTTGCCGAGGGCCCGCCAGGCGACCTCGTGCAGATCGTGGACGTCGCAGTCGGCGTCGACGACCACGATCAGCTTGGTCAGCGACATCATGTGCGCGCCCCAGACGGCGTGCATGACCTTCTGCGCGTGCTTCGGGTACTTCTTGTCGATCGAGACGATCGCGCAGTTGTGGAAACCGCCCGCCTCCGGCAGGTGGTAGTCCACGATGTCCGGGATGATGATCTTCAGCAGCGGCAGGAAGAAGCGTTCCGTCGCGCGGCCCAGCGGCCCGTCCTCCGTCGGAGGGCGACCCACCACGATCGACTGGAGCAGCGGCCGCTTCCGCATCGTCACGCAGTCGATCTTCAGCGCGGGGAAGGGCTCCTGCGGCGTGTAGAAGCCGGTGTGGTCGCCGAAGGGCCCCTCGGGCAGCATCTCGCCCGGCTCCAGCCAGCCCTCGATGACGACCTCCGCCTGCGCCGGCACCTGCAGCGGCACGGTCTTGCAGTCGACCATCTCGATCCGCTTGCCCGCGAGGAACCCGGCGAACAGGTACTCGTCGATGTCCCCGGGCAGCGGGGCCGTGGACGCGTACGTCACGGCGGGCGGACAGCCGAAGGCGATCGCGACGGGCAGCCGCTCACCCCTGCGCGCCGCCACCTGGTAGTGGTTGCGGCTGTCCTTGTGGATCTGCCAGTGCATGCCGATGGTGCGCTTGTCGTGGCGCTGCAGTCGGTACAGCCCGAGATTGCGGACGCCGCTCTCCGGGTCCTTGGTGTGGGTGAGCCCCAGATTGAAGAAGGAGCCGCCGTCCTTCGGCCAGGTGAACAGCGCCGGGAGCTGGTCGAGGTCGACATCGTCCCCGGTCAGGACGACCTCGTGCACCGGGCCGTCCTTGACCTTCTTCGGCGGGACGTGGGTCATCGAGCCGAGCTTGCCGAAGGCCTCGCGCACGCCGACGAACCCGTGCGGCAGCTCGGGCTTCAGCAGCCCGCCGATCCGCTCGGAGATCTCGCCGTACGACTTCAGCTCCAGCGCCTTCAGCAGCCGCCGGTCCGTGCCGAACACGTTCATCGCGAGCGGCATGCCGGACCCGCGCACGTTCTCGAAGAGCAGCGCGGGGCCGCCGGCCTTCTGCACCCGGTCGACGATCTCCCCGATCTCCAGATACGGGTCCACCTCGGCCTTGATGCGCTTGAGGTCGCCCTCGCGCTCCAGCGCCCTGAGCAGGGAGCGAAGATCGTCGTAAGCCATGCGGTCCAGTATCCCCGAGCGGCTACCCTGGCCCTGAACCGCCCACCCGCTTTCGCTGAGAGGCCGCATGCTCCGGGTACTGATGTTCCTCGTGCCGCTGGCGCTGAGCGTGTACGCGTTCATCGACTGCATCAGCACCAAGGACGACGACATCCGCCACATGCCCAAGCCGCTGTGGGCACTCCTCGTACTGGTGTTCCCGCTCGTCGGTTCCATCTCCTGGCTCATCGCCGGCAAGAAGCGCCGCCCGGCCGCCGAAGGCTGGTCCGGCGTCCGAGGCAACCGCTCCCGACAGTGGGTCGCGCCCGACGACAACCCCGACTTCCTGAAGTCCCTCGACGAGGACAAGCCCCAGGACCGGGACAGGGGCGCCGACCCGGACGACCCCAAGCGCGACGAGTCCTGAAGCGGCGCAGTAGGTCAGCGGACGGCCGAGAGCAGGGCTGACCAGGCGGACCGGGTGACGACCAGGACCGGTCCGTCAGGGTTCTTGCTGTCGCGGACGGGGACGGTTTCGGGGAAACCGGGGGCTACTTCGATGCAGTTGCCGCCGTTGTCGTCGCTGTAGCTGCTCTTGATCCACGTCGCCGCGCTGAGTCCGGTCCTGTTCATGCTCGTACCCTTCCAGGCTGGAGCGCGAGGCACGAGGTGAATGCCGCCCAGGCTTGGGGGGACACCAACAGCACAGGTCCGTCAGGGGCTTTGCTGTCGCGGACCGGGACGACTTCGGGGAAACCGGGGGCTACTTCGATGCAGTTGCCCGCGTCGTTTCCGCTGTAGCTGCTCTTGATCCAGGTCGCTGCGACGAGGCTGTCCATCGTTCCGCCCATACGCTTCCATCGCCTCCCTGATCAATGCGGCTGATTCCGGGGCAGACGGAGCGTCAGCCCTGAGCACATCATAGGCCTGGCACTGTTGGGCGTAGGCGTTCGGATCATTGTTGAAGTAGCCACGGCTCAGCGACTCCGAGTAGATCCACTGCTCGCTGTGCGGCAACGTGATCAGAGACATCGAGCTGTTGGGGCGGACGAGGTCGTA of the Streptomyces koelreuteriae genome contains:
- the mqnE gene encoding aminofutalosine synthase MqnE, which translates into the protein MDLGLKRELEEKVRAGVRLTREDGIALYESDDLAWLGGLAHEVRTRKNGDVVHFNVNRHLNMTNVCTASCAYCSFQRKPGEKDAYTMRIEEAVKLAKAMEGENLTELHIVNGLHPNLPWRYYPRSLSELKKALPGVSLKAFTATEIHHFETISGMPASEILDELIDAGLESLTGGGAEIFDWEVRQHIVDHRTHWEDWSRIHRLAHEKGLKTPATMLYGHIEEPRHRVDHVLRLRELQDETGGFQVFIPLRYQHDFVDVKDGKVRNRLQARTQMATGAEALKTFAVSRLLFDNVPHVKVFWVMHGVQTAQLALQHGADDMDGSVVEYKITHDADNFGTPNKLTREDLLDLIRDAGFRPVERNTRYEIIREYEGADPERRESPQPMRV
- a CDS encoding Lrp/AsnC family transcriptional regulator is translated as MDAVDRQLIQALRENGRASYAELGRLVGLSGPSVTDRINRLEAAGVITGYRATVDAASLGLGVTALIGISLSDATDHEDVAQRLKDLSEIEDCWFIAGDDSYMLKVRAADVDGLEKMIRRLSGIEGVSRTRTTIVLSTKWENRVGELPEEE
- a CDS encoding UbiX family flavin prenyltransferase, which produces MNPVKPGETPRTPWIVGVSGASGTPYAAAVLRALLAAGESVDLVVSRASRLTLLDETGISFRDAHWRDDLREWLSRGADGKPDTFAVDLDAVRHWSAGDLAAGPSSGSYPTKGMLIVPASTASVAGVALGLSKDLLQRAASVTLKESRPLVVAVRETPLNGQTLRHLVTLDDAGASVVPASPAFYAGATHIQDLVDFVAGRVLDAAGVPHRLYRRWQGELGGGSHRADSP
- a CDS encoding rhomboid family intramembrane serine protease codes for the protein MSGVEAGRSRGDRVMAAGKLMLVWVALLWVLEVVDVASGHALDGFGVAPREPSELIDVVPSAFIHFGFAHLLANTLPLLVLGFLAALSGLRRFLLVCALIILVDGLGVWLISPPDTNTAGASGLIFGLFGFLLVTGFLERRPLGILTGIVIAAIWGGSILTGLAPTQSGVSWQGHLLGLLAGVAAAFAFRRRPAAPPELIR
- the mqnP gene encoding menaquinone biosynthesis prenyltransferase MqnP; this translates as MSSASAAIPQPGRTKAFLRLVMIEHSVFALPFAYIAALTAMFQVDRNIHWGRLLLVTVCMVGLRTFAMAVNRIIDREIDARNPRTAKRELVTGAMSVRHAWTGALIALVVFLGAAALLNPLCLALAPIAVIPMVVYPYGKRFTNFPQAILGLAQAMGPVGGWLAVTGAWSWDAVILGLAVGIWIGGFDLIYACQDVETDREIGVMSVPARFGIPAAIWGARVCHALTTALFVWYALATDAGAFFWLGLLIVAGAFLYEHSIVRPHDLSRVNRAFFSVNGFIGIALFVCALLDLLVRGLTV
- a CDS encoding menaquinone biosynthesis decarboxylase; protein product: MAYDDLRSLLRALEREGDLKRIKAEVDPYLEIGEIVDRVQKAGGPALLFENVRGSGMPLAMNVFGTDRRLLKALELKSYGEISERIGGLLKPELPHGFVGVREAFGKLGSMTHVPPKKVKDGPVHEVVLTGDDVDLDQLPALFTWPKDGGSFFNLGLTHTKDPESGVRNLGLYRLQRHDKRTIGMHWQIHKDSRNHYQVAARRGERLPVAIAFGCPPAVTYASTAPLPGDIDEYLFAGFLAGKRIEMVDCKTVPLQVPAQAEVVIEGWLEPGEMLPEGPFGDHTGFYTPQEPFPALKIDCVTMRKRPLLQSIVVGRPPTEDGPLGRATERFFLPLLKIIIPDIVDYHLPEAGGFHNCAIVSIDKKYPKHAQKVMHAVWGAHMMSLTKLIVVVDADCDVHDLHEVAWRALGNTDYARDLSIVEGPVDHLDHASYQQFWGGKAGIDATKKWPEEGYTRDGGWPDMVESDPETAAKVDRRWKEYGL
- a CDS encoding PLD nuclease N-terminal domain-containing protein, coding for MLRVLMFLVPLALSVYAFIDCISTKDDDIRHMPKPLWALLVLVFPLVGSISWLIAGKKRRPAAEGWSGVRGNRSRQWVAPDDNPDFLKSLDEDKPQDRDRGADPDDPKRDES
- a CDS encoding DUF397 domain-containing protein, yielding MNRTGLSAATWIKSSYSDDNGGNCIEVAPGFPETVPVRDSKNPDGPVLVVTRSAWSALLSAVR
- a CDS encoding DUF397 domain-containing protein, which codes for MEVAPGFPEVVPVRDSKAPDGPVLLVSPQAWAAFTSCLALQPGRVRA